A portion of the Acidisoma sp. PAMC 29798 genome contains these proteins:
- a CDS encoding phosphoribosyltransferase: MMHRFWQDFAATPASGPPYADRYSVELAPSRYLDLPIRPLPDPTTAVASFIANQAGFTVVEFLTARMVELAKPFAPDIIVGLPTLGLAFAPGVAKGLGHRNFVPLGYSRKFWYRDDHSVAISSITTPDAGKRLFIDPLILQRLAGKRVVVVDDVVSTGSSLRAVTALLSGLGVAISGYVVAMTQGRGAEGLDVASVFRSPRFVRGEGGGWVVSE, translated from the coding sequence ATGATGCATCGCTTCTGGCAGGATTTCGCCGCCACGCCTGCCAGCGGGCCGCCCTATGCCGATCGTTACTCGGTCGAACTTGCGCCAAGCCGCTACCTTGACCTTCCCATTCGCCCTTTGCCGGACCCCACGACTGCCGTCGCGTCCTTCATCGCCAATCAGGCGGGTTTCACGGTCGTGGAATTCCTCACGGCCCGCATGGTCGAGCTGGCAAAACCCTTCGCGCCGGACATCATCGTGGGGCTGCCGACGCTCGGCCTCGCCTTCGCGCCGGGTGTGGCGAAGGGGCTGGGGCATAGAAATTTCGTGCCGCTCGGCTATTCGCGGAAGTTTTGGTATCGGGACGATCATTCCGTCGCCATCAGCTCCATCACAACGCCCGATGCGGGTAAGCGCTTGTTCATCGATCCGCTGATTCTGCAGAGGCTCGCGGGCAAACGTGTCGTCGTGGTCGATGATGTGGTGAGCACCGGGAGTTCGCTGCGCGCCGTTACGGCGCTGCTAAGCGGCTTGGGTGTCGCGATCAGTGGGTATGTGGTGGCGATGACGCAGGGACGCGGTGCGGAGGGTTTGGATGTGGCGAGCGTGTTCCGCTCGCCGCGGTTTGTAAGGGGTGAAGGTGGCGGTTGGGTGGTGAGTGAGTGA
- a CDS encoding VOC family protein, producing the protein MARTLDHIVLCVDDLERARQSYRDLGFTLTPPAIHPFGTRNSLVQFAGRNFLELLALNDAAAIPPHDFPERFSFAAESAAFMRRHGEGMSMLVFAGDDARADVAEFRAKGLTTYAPVDFGRDATLPDGSIARVGFSLAFVTDVAMPDVSFFTCQQRHAPELFWKSDYQAHANGAVRLTEIVLSAEVPRAHEAFLARLTGGVVGGDEAVMTVGDASDRITVMTPSRLAERFPELAGSGAGELPRFRAYRVEVGDLAVAEAVLRANRVAYRKVETSLVVAPTAAHGVVVEFAEA; encoded by the coding sequence ATGGCCAGAACGCTGGATCACATCGTGCTCTGCGTGGACGATCTGGAGCGGGCGCGGCAGAGTTACCGAGACCTCGGCTTTACACTGACGCCGCCGGCCATCCACCCCTTCGGCACGCGCAATTCCCTGGTGCAATTCGCGGGGCGAAATTTTCTGGAACTCCTCGCGCTGAACGATGCGGCGGCCATTCCGCCGCATGACTTTCCTGAACGGTTTAGCTTCGCGGCCGAAAGTGCCGCGTTTATGCGGCGCCATGGCGAGGGGATGTCGATGCTCGTTTTCGCGGGAGATGACGCGCGCGCCGATGTCGCGGAATTCCGCGCCAAGGGGCTCACGACCTACGCGCCCGTCGATTTCGGCCGGGATGCGACACTGCCGGATGGAAGTATCGCACGGGTAGGGTTCTCGCTGGCCTTCGTGACCGATGTGGCGATGCCTGATGTGTCGTTCTTTACTTGCCAGCAACGGCATGCCCCAGAGCTGTTCTGGAAGAGCGACTATCAGGCGCATGCGAACGGGGCGGTGCGGTTGACCGAAATTGTGCTGTCAGCGGAAGTGCCGCGTGCGCATGAAGCGTTTCTCGCGCGGCTGACGGGTGGTGTTGTGGGCGGCGACGAGGCGGTGATGACGGTGGGCGATGCCTCGGACCGGATCACGGTGATGACGCCTTCGCGCTTGGCGGAACGGTTTCCCGAGTTGGCGGGATCGGGTGCTGGGGAGTTGCCTCGGTTCCGGGCGTATCGGGTGGAGGTCGGTGATCTCGCCGTGGCGGAGGCTGTGTTGCGCGCGAACAGGGTGGCGTATCGGAAGGTGGAGACGTCGCTCGTTGTGGCACCCACCGCCGCGCATGGAGTGGTGGTGGAGTTTGCAGAGGCGTAG
- a CDS encoding BrnA antitoxin family protein, with translation MSEKPQNGESDWVDPDDAPELTADYFDHADWYNGETLIRRGRPRLEVTKQQVTVRLDADVLTALRGSGEGWQSRMNAALRDWLKLGSKS, from the coding sequence ATGAGCGAGAAGCCTCAGAATGGCGAAAGCGACTGGGTTGATCCGGATGACGCTCCGGAATTGACGGCGGATTATTTTGATCATGCCGATTGGTACAACGGCGAAACCTTGATCCGCCGTGGCCGGCCTCGGCTTGAGGTGACGAAGCAACAGGTGACGGTGCGTCTCGATGCCGATGTCCTGACGGCGCTGCGTGGCAGCGGTGAGGGTTGGCAGAGCCGGATGAACGCGGCTTTGCGGGACTGGCTGAAGCTCGGGAGCAAGAGCTAG
- a CDS encoding BrnT family toxin, with protein sequence MEITFDSAKRLRTLLERGLDFADAVEVFAGDYAVERDLKRDYGEPRFITAGVLRGRMVVVVWTPRDGTRRIISMRTCHEREASEWRKRLG encoded by the coding sequence GTGGAGATCACCTTCGATTCCGCGAAACGTCTAAGGACGCTTCTGGAGCGAGGGCTGGATTTCGCCGATGCCGTGGAGGTTTTCGCCGGGGATTACGCGGTCGAGCGCGATCTGAAGCGGGATTACGGTGAGCCTCGATTTATCACGGCGGGCGTTTTGCGTGGCCGTATGGTGGTCGTGGTTTGGACGCCGCGGGATGGGACCCGGCGCATTATTTCAATGAGGACGTGTCATGAGCGAGAAGCCTCAGAATGGCGAAAGCGACTGGGTTGA
- a CDS encoding sugar ABC transporter ATP-binding protein, with amino-acid sequence MTVLLTVESISKGFPGVQALRDVTFHVEAGTVHAIMGENGAGKSTLMQVIAGALRPDSGRLIFDGNVLTLSGTRDAAAKGISIVFQELMLAPNMSVAENVFLGVEPRLGGVLVDRATLRAKTTAALSRMGIAIDPDQRLGELTIAQQQLIEICKSLVHEPRLLILDEPTSSLSETETLLLFRVVHDLRASGVTILYISHRMREVFANCDYVTVLRDGRHVRTMRLDETDQDEVVRLMVGRDLAGVQRVKPNSAGRPVVFSVRGLTDNKRYHDISFDLREGEIVGLAGLIGAGRSETALGIFGAPPAASGTISIAGQEVRIRKPKDAMRLGLGLVPEDRKLQGLVLGMGVGANVSLAALGLGQLSNANVVRPRAEARMIDTYVDRFRIKTPSIEQLVGLLSGGNQQKVVLAKWLATKPRVLIVDEPTRGVDVGTKAEIYALMRELARDGLAILVISSDLPEVLTISDRILVMRSGMMAGEIAFEDASEERIMALAALEHVDADTPPPGTYGEAEARS; translated from the coding sequence ATGACCGTTCTGCTCACCGTGGAATCCATCTCGAAGGGCTTCCCCGGTGTGCAGGCGCTGCGGGATGTGACCTTCCATGTCGAGGCCGGGACCGTCCATGCCATCATGGGCGAGAACGGCGCCGGCAAATCGACCTTGATGCAGGTGATCGCGGGCGCGCTGCGCCCCGATTCCGGCCGGCTGATCTTCGATGGGAATGTGCTGACCCTGTCGGGCACGCGCGATGCCGCCGCCAAGGGCATTTCCATCGTCTTTCAGGAACTGATGCTGGCGCCGAATATGTCGGTCGCCGAAAATGTCTTTCTCGGTGTCGAGCCCCGGCTCGGCGGCGTGTTGGTGGATCGCGCAACCCTGCGCGCCAAGACCACGGCGGCACTGAGCCGCATGGGCATTGCCATCGATCCCGACCAGCGGCTGGGTGAACTCACCATCGCCCAACAGCAACTGATCGAAATCTGCAAATCTCTTGTGCATGAGCCGCGCCTGCTCATTCTCGATGAGCCGACATCGAGCCTGTCGGAGACCGAGACGCTGCTGCTGTTCCGCGTGGTGCATGACTTGCGGGCGAGCGGCGTGACCATCCTCTATATCTCCCACCGCATGCGCGAGGTTTTCGCGAATTGCGATTACGTGACCGTGCTGCGGGACGGGCGACACGTGCGCACCATGCGCCTGGACGAAACCGATCAGGATGAGGTCGTGCGCCTCATGGTCGGGCGCGATCTCGCCGGTGTGCAGCGCGTGAAACCCAATTCCGCCGGCCGACCTGTGGTGTTTTCCGTGCGCGGCTTGACGGACAATAAACGCTACCACGACATTTCCTTCGATCTGCGCGAGGGAGAGATCGTGGGTCTCGCCGGTCTCATCGGCGCGGGTCGGTCTGAGACTGCGCTGGGCATCTTCGGCGCGCCGCCAGCGGCCAGCGGCACCATCAGCATCGCCGGCCAGGAGGTGCGCATCCGCAAGCCCAAGGACGCCATGCGCCTCGGCCTCGGCCTGGTGCCGGAAGACCGCAAACTGCAAGGCCTCGTGCTTGGCATGGGCGTTGGCGCCAATGTCTCCCTCGCCGCACTGGGCCTCGGCCAATTGTCGAATGCGAATGTCGTGAGGCCCCGCGCGGAGGCGCGCATGATCGACACCTATGTCGACCGCTTCCGCATCAAGACGCCCTCGATCGAGCAGCTCGTCGGGTTATTGTCGGGTGGCAATCAGCAGAAGGTTGTGCTGGCAAAGTGGCTGGCGACGAAGCCGCGTGTGCTGATCGTGGACGAGCCAACGCGCGGCGTGGACGTGGGCACCAAGGCCGAGATCTACGCCCTCATGCGCGAATTGGCGCGGGACGGGCTGGCCATCCTCGTCATTTCCAGCGACCTGCCCGAGGTGCTGACGATTTCCGACCGCATCCTGGTCATGCGGTCCGGCATGATGGCGGGGGAAATCGCCTTCGAAGATGCGTCCGAGGAGCGGATCATGGCCCTCGCGGCTTTGGAGCATGTTGATGCGGACACGCCCCCGCCCGGCACGTATGGCGAGGCGGAAGCGCGGAGTTAA
- a CDS encoding sugar-binding protein, whose protein sequence is MKKILLTTAAVMTMGLGLMSVGAMHARAAEKTFALVPKALGIPFYADAETGCEAEAAKIGAKCEFTGPSQLDDAAQISIMRDLITKHVAGISVAPNNPDSIKNVIAAALKAGIPVITFDSDAPTSKRIAFVGTNNASAGATAGDAFAKALPNGGTYAVLTGGLSAANLNDRISGFKSKLGASFKEVSGSPYSCNDDSNQAVQVIQDILSKYPHLDGIFYSGGWPMFAPAAYARALKSRKADIQSGKFVVVSFDTLLPQLKLLKEGYATTLVGQRPYAMGTGSIDELNTLTQGGTVPPITDTGTDVVSASNVDAFMAKK, encoded by the coding sequence ATGAAAAAGATCCTGCTGACGACTGCGGCCGTCATGACCATGGGCCTAGGCCTGATGAGCGTCGGCGCGATGCATGCCCGCGCCGCAGAAAAGACCTTCGCCCTGGTACCCAAGGCGCTCGGCATTCCCTTCTATGCAGATGCCGAGACGGGCTGTGAGGCTGAAGCCGCCAAGATTGGCGCCAAATGCGAATTCACCGGCCCGTCGCAGCTCGACGATGCCGCGCAGATCAGCATCATGCGTGACCTCATCACCAAGCATGTCGCCGGCATTTCGGTCGCGCCGAACAACCCGGACTCGATCAAGAACGTGATCGCCGCCGCGCTGAAGGCCGGCATTCCGGTCATCACCTTCGATTCCGATGCCCCGACCTCCAAGCGCATCGCCTTCGTCGGCACCAATAACGCGAGCGCCGGCGCCACGGCAGGGGACGCTTTCGCCAAGGCCCTGCCGAATGGCGGCACCTATGCCGTGCTGACGGGCGGCCTGTCTGCGGCCAACCTCAATGACCGCATTTCCGGCTTCAAGTCCAAGCTTGGCGCCAGCTTCAAGGAAGTCTCGGGTTCGCCCTATTCCTGCAATGACGATTCCAACCAGGCGGTGCAGGTGATCCAGGACATCCTGTCCAAATACCCGCATCTGGACGGCATCTTCTACTCCGGCGGCTGGCCGATGTTCGCGCCCGCAGCCTATGCCCGCGCGCTGAAGAGCCGCAAGGCCGATATCCAAAGCGGCAAGTTTGTCGTCGTGTCCTTTGACACGCTGCTGCCGCAGTTGAAGCTGCTCAAGGAAGGCTATGCGACGACGCTCGTCGGCCAGCGCCCCTACGCCATGGGCACCGGCTCGATCGATGAGCTGAACACGCTGACGCAGGGCGGCACGGTTCCGCCGATCACCGACACCGGCACCGACGTTGTGAGCGCATCGAATGTCGATGCGTTCATGGCGAAGAAGTGA
- a CDS encoding ABC transporter permease codes for MSAVQPSGGRVQRSFVSRVFRSRETGIVMALLIMVVGLSIFAPDFATPNNLLNDSRNFSFVGIVVLGQAMVMITGGIDLSVGSVWGLTAVASAALMNTGMGTIPACAIALVIAGLFGLFNGLCVTKLRMPPFVPTLATMSIARALALVITRGHSIDGFRPDDSPFFNLGGGQTFGLPNPFIVFLVLSVIASLVLTRSVYGRQLYAIGGNERAARLTGLEVDRLKISVYVISAVLAGLAGIIEVSYLSSAISNQGLGKELSVIAAAVIGGTNLTGGEGTILGVFIGAVILEVLRNGLVLLGTDAYWQGVFVGSVIVLAVFIDQLRKGFWRTR; via the coding sequence TCATGGCATTGCTGATCATGGTCGTGGGGCTTTCGATCTTCGCGCCAGACTTTGCGACGCCGAACAACCTGCTCAACGATTCGCGCAACTTCTCCTTTGTCGGCATCGTCGTGCTCGGCCAGGCGATGGTGATGATCACCGGCGGCATCGACCTTTCGGTCGGCAGCGTCTGGGGCCTCACGGCGGTCGCCTCGGCCGCGCTGATGAACACCGGCATGGGCACCATTCCGGCCTGCGCCATCGCCCTGGTCATTGCGGGCTTGTTCGGCCTGTTCAACGGCCTGTGCGTGACGAAGCTGCGCATGCCGCCGTTCGTGCCGACGCTTGCGACCATGAGCATCGCGCGTGCCCTCGCCCTCGTCATCACGCGCGGCCATTCCATCGACGGCTTCCGGCCCGATGACAGCCCTTTCTTCAACCTCGGCGGCGGCCAGACTTTCGGCCTGCCCAATCCCTTCATCGTCTTTCTGGTGCTCTCGGTGATCGCGAGTCTGGTGCTGACCCGCAGCGTGTACGGCCGCCAGCTTTATGCCATCGGCGGCAATGAACGCGCCGCGCGGCTGACCGGACTTGAAGTCGATCGCCTGAAGATCAGCGTCTATGTGATTTCGGCCGTGCTCGCCGGTCTCGCGGGCATCATCGAAGTCAGTTACCTCTCCTCCGCGATTTCCAACCAAGGGCTCGGCAAGGAGCTGAGTGTCATCGCGGCGGCGGTCATCGGGGGCACCAATCTCACGGGCGGCGAGGGCACCATCCTCGGCGTCTTCATCGGTGCGGTGATCCTCGAGGTTTTGCGCAACGGCCTCGTGCTGCTCGGCACGGATGCCTATTGGCAAGGCGTGTTCGTCGGCTCCGTCATCGTGCTGGCGGTGTTCATCGATCAGCTCAGGAAAGGGTTCTGGCGAACGCGCTAA